One Cynocephalus volans isolate mCynVol1 chromosome 7, mCynVol1.pri, whole genome shotgun sequence genomic region harbors:
- the CNMD gene encoding leukocyte cell-derived chemotaxin 1 isoform X2, with translation MTENSDKVPVALVGPDDVEFCSPPAYATVTLKPSSPARLLKVGAMVLISGAVLLLFGAIGAFYFWKGSDNHIYNVHYTMSINGKLQDGSMEIDAGNNLETFKMGSGAEEAIEVNDFQNGITGIRFAGGEKCYIKAQVKAHVPEVGTMTKQSISSELEGKIMPVKYEENSLIWVAVGQPVKDNSFLSSKVLELCGDLPIFWLKPTYPKEIQRERRDIVRKTVPTTTRRPRSGPRGNPGPGRLNETRPSVQEDSEPFNPDNPYHQEGESMTFDPRLDHEGICCIECRRSYTHCQKICEPLGGYYPWPYNYQGCRSACRVIMPCSWWVARILGMV, from the exons ATGACAGAGAACTCGGACAAAGTTCCTGTCGCCTTGGTGGGGCCTGACGACGTCGAGTTTTGCAGTCCCCCG GCATACGCCACGGTGACGCTGAAGCCCTCCAGCCCCGCGCGGCTGCTCAAGGTCGGAGCCATGGTTCTTATCTCGGGGGCGGTGCTGCTGCTCTTCGGGGCCATCGGGGCCTTCTACTTCTGGAAGGGGAGCGACAATCAC ATTTACAATGTCCATTACACCATGAGTATCAATGGGAAATTACAAGATGGGTCAATGGAAATAGATGCTGGGAACAACTTGGAGACCTTTAAAATGGGAAGTGGAGCTGAAGAAGCAATTGAAGTTAATGATTTCCAGAAT ggCATCACAGGAATCCGTTTTGCTGGAGGAGAAAAATGCTACATCAAAGCTCAGGTGAAGGCTCACGTTCCTGAGGTGGGCACCATGACCAAGCAAAGCATCTCCTCCGAACTG GAAGGCAAGATCATGCCagttaaatatgaagaaaattctCTTATTTGGGTGGCTGTAGGTCAGCCTGTGAAGGACAACAGCTTCTTGAGTTCTAAAGTCTTGGAACTCTGTGGCGACCTTCCTATTTTCTGGCTTAAACCAACATATCCAAaag AaatccagagagaaagaagagatatAGTGAGAAAAACTGTTCCAACTACTACAAGAAGACCACGCAGTGGACCACGGGGCAACCCAGGCCCTGGAAGActgaatgaaaccagacccagtGTTCAAGAGGACTCAGAACCCTTCAATCCTGATAATCCTTACCAC CAGGAAGGAGAAAGCATGACATTCGACCCCAGACTGGATCACGAAGGAATCTGCTGTATAGAATGCAGACGGAGCTACACACACTGCCAGAAGATCTGTGAACCCCTGGGGGGCTATTATCCATGGCCTTATAATTATCAAGGTTGCCGTTCAGCCTGCAGGGTCATCATGCCATGTAGTTGGTGGGTGGCCCGTATCTTGGGCATGGTCTGA
- the CNMD gene encoding leukocyte cell-derived chemotaxin 1 isoform X1 produces the protein MTENSDKVPVALVGPDDVEFCSPPAYATVTLKPSSPARLLKVGAMVLISGAVLLLFGAIGAFYFWKGSDNHIYNVHYTMSINGKLQDGSMEIDAGNNLETFKMGSGAEEAIEVNDFQNGITGIRFAGGEKCYIKAQVKAHVPEVGTMTKQSISSELEGKIMPVKYEENSLIWVAVGQPVKDNSFLSSKVLELCGDLPIFWLKPTYPKEIQRERRDIVRKTVPTTTRRPRSGPRGNPGPGRLNETRPSVQEDSEPFNPDNPYHQQEGESMTFDPRLDHEGICCIECRRSYTHCQKICEPLGGYYPWPYNYQGCRSACRVIMPCSWWVARILGMV, from the exons ATGACAGAGAACTCGGACAAAGTTCCTGTCGCCTTGGTGGGGCCTGACGACGTCGAGTTTTGCAGTCCCCCG GCATACGCCACGGTGACGCTGAAGCCCTCCAGCCCCGCGCGGCTGCTCAAGGTCGGAGCCATGGTTCTTATCTCGGGGGCGGTGCTGCTGCTCTTCGGGGCCATCGGGGCCTTCTACTTCTGGAAGGGGAGCGACAATCAC ATTTACAATGTCCATTACACCATGAGTATCAATGGGAAATTACAAGATGGGTCAATGGAAATAGATGCTGGGAACAACTTGGAGACCTTTAAAATGGGAAGTGGAGCTGAAGAAGCAATTGAAGTTAATGATTTCCAGAAT ggCATCACAGGAATCCGTTTTGCTGGAGGAGAAAAATGCTACATCAAAGCTCAGGTGAAGGCTCACGTTCCTGAGGTGGGCACCATGACCAAGCAAAGCATCTCCTCCGAACTG GAAGGCAAGATCATGCCagttaaatatgaagaaaattctCTTATTTGGGTGGCTGTAGGTCAGCCTGTGAAGGACAACAGCTTCTTGAGTTCTAAAGTCTTGGAACTCTGTGGCGACCTTCCTATTTTCTGGCTTAAACCAACATATCCAAaag AaatccagagagaaagaagagatatAGTGAGAAAAACTGTTCCAACTACTACAAGAAGACCACGCAGTGGACCACGGGGCAACCCAGGCCCTGGAAGActgaatgaaaccagacccagtGTTCAAGAGGACTCAGAACCCTTCAATCCTGATAATCCTTACCAC CAGCAGGAAGGAGAAAGCATGACATTCGACCCCAGACTGGATCACGAAGGAATCTGCTGTATAGAATGCAGACGGAGCTACACACACTGCCAGAAGATCTGTGAACCCCTGGGGGGCTATTATCCATGGCCTTATAATTATCAAGGTTGCCGTTCAGCCTGCAGGGTCATCATGCCATGTAGTTGGTGGGTGGCCCGTATCTTGGGCATGGTCTGA